GGCCTTGTCGAAGCCAAGACCGTGCAGAATCCGGGCGGCCTTTACCTCGGCCAGATCGGCGGACATGTCGTCGAGACGCTCGTAGATATCGATCAGCTGCTCCTGGGCATCGTCCTCCTCGCTCATGGCCAGCTCCTCGGCGAGCTTCTCGAGCTTGATGCGCTCCTCGTCCACCTCCATGACGCACTGGAGGGCGCTCTTCGAGCTGGCCGGTATCTCACGCgtcaaatggaaaatgtcaATGTGCGGTGGAATGGGCACCTCGCGCCCGCCCAGCACGGCCAGCAGCGAGGACTTGCCGCAGCCATTGAGACCGATCAGGCCGTAGCGACGGCCGCAGTTCAGCTCCAGCATGGTGTCCTGCAGCAGCTCGGAGCCGAAGAACGTTATCGAGAAGTTGGCGATCTTGACATCGCGCGAGCGCGGATGCACGGCCAGGGAGCCGGTGCAGGAGCGGGCCTCGGCACTGATGCGGGCCTCCTCCTCGAGCTTGGCGCACAGCTTCTCCTCCTCGGTCAGTTCGCGCTCCGGCTGGCCGTTGGCCTTCTTGGTGGAGGGAATCTGTTGGATCTTCTTGTTACGGGCATCCTTCTTGCGCTGCGCATCGCGTTTCTTTGAGTCGGAAGGCATTTTATCTGccaatataaaaaaaatatattatactATTACACTTTATTTGGACTTTTGTTGCCGagtgttttatattttctctGGATTTCTGCCTAGATGCCAACAAAATCTGGGTTTGCTTTGTACATTAATCTGCCAAATAGGGATAATCATTTGCTCGCAATAGCCCCTGTTACGACAAGGTCATGTAACGCTGCACAGCAGGGTTGTCGGGCGGCCCTGCGTAATCAGGGTCACCTGCGTATGCATGTGCAGCACGCTTTCAGGCGCCCCACAGCACAGAcgctacatacatatgtatgtatgtatgtatgtatgcatgtagaTGTGATCCCCCACAGACCCCTTACCTACATCAACCATCCACTATCCACCACCCACCTTGCACCtgagcagcgcagcgcagcgaaGCGAACAACTGTTTCAACAAATGTTTGGTTTGGTCtcaattttaaatttagaCAGCGTCAGCAAAAACGGAAAAATTTCCACTGTGCCTTCGGCGTGTGCTTGCGGGTTTCACTGTTGCTGAGCGGACCACTTCGTGTTCCGCGTCGCGTCTGCTTCCCCTCGCGCGCTTCACGATGATTCACAGTTCACAGTTAGCCAAGCGCCTGCATTCACTATACACTACACACAATACCAAGGAATTCCGTTGCTGCAACGGACGGGCGGGACggaaaaagggaaatcagaaagaaaatgtgcaaaaaaaattGCAGCACTCGTGTACGTACACGCGCTAGAAAACACTACTGCCGATCTACCACCTTGCCCCTGTAGTCTGTAGTCGCGCACACAaggcaacgcaacgcaacgcacacacacacgcagggCCAACGGCGAACGACATTCGCagaaacacagacacaggcaggGAAAAGTGCATGTGTGTGGATTGCGCACGTTATTGAATTTTCCACAGCTTTGACCGTGCTTTTACTTACCTTTTaacttttaataaataatagagGTGTCGCGAACAGGAACGGATCGAAGTCTTAAAACACAGGTTCGCAAATTATCGGCTGTCTGCCTTCGGACTGGTGCTGGCGGCCGCTTAGAGGGGGgaacagaacacacacacgcaacagAGCAGCTGAAAGGCGTTTACACGTGTTTCGGTTTGGGATCACAGCTTTTCAGCTGGCAGTGCTGCCATCCGTGATTGCGTTGacattcctcgattttgatattcggctCAGATTTACTAGCCTGCTAGAACTCTCAGGGCCAATCATATAATTTTACTCGataaatgaatcaatttcctaCTTGATTTTCTAACGTCAAGTactcattttcatttggttccttaataaaataaggtttaagcaaTGAAAGCAATGTAAAACATGAagcataatttaatttttacatGGTAAATACATGGTAACTACGCACGTGCTACGTACCAACTACAAATTTATGTAATTATCGACAGAGACACCTGACGGAAAATGTGCATATTTCATGAAAAATACTGGAAATTACTAGAAAATACTCAAAAATACCATTAAAAGTATTCAAATATGAAGGGTGTGTGACCAAGACATGGTGCAACTCATTACTGTTACACGCACGTGTTTCGGTTCCggatcagtgtgaccgcggaatTACTGATAAAATATTCCGTAAAATATAGCGATGAAAAAAACTGTTTTACTAAATAAGCATGAAACTAACCATCATTTTCCGTGGCATATTCCCGCAATTTCATTGTGTCTCCTAGACTATGTCTAACATATAATAGATTTGGAATATTTGTCCACCTGAATCTATTTCGTACATTTGATTAAATCTACTTCTGCAAGTTTTGAAACAACTGGCAACTGTAAATATACCTAATACAATATAAAACCACGTAAATGTCCACCCTTCTCCGACTTTTGAAACAAGTCCATTTGATATGCATGTAAAATgtaatgtaaatgtaaaatgtAGAATGAAGTGCTAgcatatgtatttaaaatattttatttaagaaaaaatGGTATAGAAACTTCCATAAGCAGGTTTTTTGAATTTGCGCTTTCAAATCGTTCTTACGTGCATCATTTATTCTGGATTGGATTTATGGAGATCATTGGAACTGCATTTCCCAACCATTGAAAAGGTGAACCCCACCGGGAAATGTAACGGCCAATGAAAATCGTCAAACATGCAGTacatttacggtatattttttaattgagaCCGCATATTTAGGTATATTTCCGTGGGTCGGACGTATATTCTATAGATAAATCCGATAGGTCACACTGGCTCTAGTAAACaatcaaaaggaaaaacaagaaaagaatAATACAGTTGGTAACCAGTTAATATGTAGAgcgaaaactgaaaacgaaaCACTGTAGCCATGTCGAAATTGAGCGATGGCAGCATTTCAATCTGCAAGTTCTTGGAGGCCTACGAACAGCAGCCTTGCTTGTACAACCCCGAATTGGAGAACTACAAGAATCGTGTGGCCCGCGAGGAGGCCTACACCGCGATGATCGAGGAGCTCAAGGTTCCACAACTGTCGATCAACGATATCAAGCGGAAGATCAAGAGTATACGCACCGTCTACTCCAAGGAGCTGGGCACTCGCAGGCGCTTCAAGGAACAGGGCAAGCCCTACGACACAAAGCTTATTTGGTTCAATCTGGCCGATGCCTTCCTTTCGAATTCCCACGGCAGGAACGTGAGTACATGCATCTATAGGGTTCCCCCTTTCTAATATACATAATCGACATCCATAGAGAAAGAAAACGCCAGCCGTGAATCCAGCTAGCAGAATCCTTTTCAATGCCACTTCGGACATCAGTATGAGCGAGGATGCCATAGAGGCGGCGGTTGGTGACGAAACGGATTATACGGAAAGCACCAAACAGCATTTTGTGGCATCGTCCACTCCCAATGGTCGCAGCACTCGGCAAAATTCTATGACAAATGGCAGCGGACGCAGTTTGACCTACGACCTCACTGTTGATGATTCCATTTTAGAGGAAAATACACAAGTACAGGAGGAGCTCACGGGCCAGAGTCAACCaaacacacagcagcagcagcagcgcaaacCTGTATACACTTCTCCGGGAGCTGCACAGCCTCCAGTCCGCAGCCTTCAGCCGGagtcggagcagcagcagcaacagatcGATCCACCAGCTAcagccccaccaccaccactagTGGCACTTGCCGCACCGCATCCCGATGATGATATGACGCACTTTGGCCAAAGCATTGGATCGCAGCTGCGGCAGATAACCAATCCGTACAGCCGCTCATGGGCCAAGATGCGCATTCAGCAGATACTCTTTTCCGCCGAGACCGGAAGCTTTGAAAGCTCCGCAGGCAACTTTATTGATGCCACAAATTTCACCTCTCCAGTTTAGTTTACAGACTTACagggttttatttttagtattatGGATTATGTACCAGAGAAGCTTAAAGTTACTAGttttatagtttattcaaacgatttccaaaaattacattagttttttttttttatttttaatatcgAATTGCTTTAAAAGGCGAATTTTTTTAAAGgaaatttaaagaaataaaatattccataattaatcaaaaaatcaCTTTAATCATATTTAGACCTTGAACTAATTTCTATAATTTCAAAATCGATAGCTTTGAAATTTGGCCAACAGTTCTGTAATAAAGGTATTCTTGAAAGAGTTTTAACAATATATAAGCGGACGAACGCAAAGAAAAGATTATACTGATATTAACATTAAATTGagttaattttatattatgGAATATCGGTATCatcaatttattaaattattattattaaattattgtcTAGGACCCCGGAATTTAGTAATAGGGTAGTGTCCATCCACCTTTCCAGCTCGCTCCCTCGGCTCCCAGAGAGACTAGAAAGAAATAACCGACGGATGGTCCTCGAACGAGAGCAGATGTGGTGACGACACCTTATTACTAAATTTATCTTGGTATATATTCTCTTCGTGGCGCGATTTTCCCTTCGtttttacataaatatgtaattaagaTGTGGCAAATGTATGTTGCCATGTCAAAAAATTTGCAGTTTGGTGGACCTTTTTTTATAAGCAGACCAATAGAAAAGAGTACTTAAAGTTAGCCAAtcttgtaggaaattgatttatcAATGGAATAAAACTATGTATTCAGGTATGGAAGTCGTAGCTAGCTAGCAATATcaaatggaatatcaaaatcgaggaatatggtttccaatcaCAGActgagaacgattaacccctTGTAGACCAAGGGGCATTTTAATATGTCATCgaatataatgaaaattgaattattttaaCGCAGTTAatgtgaaagatatcgtgtttttcttttaagcTCAGAGGAAAGATGCCATGGATccacaagaagaatttacaatcagtaatattttccgacatacctcaagtcgttgaactgtTTAAGTAGAGGGGGCTGAAGTGGGCTAAGTTAATTTTTCATCGGTATCGACAAAGTTGACGCTTCCGCGTGCACATATTTTTTTGCAATAtaaaaatttagaaaataatcATGGATGACGAGGCTGAAACCTACAAACTATGGCGCATTCGCAAGACCATAATGCAACTGAGTCACGATCGTGGATATTTGGTGACCCAGGACGAATTGGACCAGACGCTAGAGCAGTTTAAAGACATGTTTGGCGACAAGCCAAGCGAAAAGAGACCGGCCAGGTCCGACCTGATTGTACTGGTGGCCCACAACGACGATCCCACTGATCAAATGTTCGTCTTTTTCCCGGAGGAGCCGAAGATTGGCATCAAGACGATCAAAACCTATTGCACCCGTATGCAGGAAGAGAACATTCATAGAGCAATCGTTGTGGTCCAGGGCGGCATGACACCCTCGGCCAAGCAATCGCTCGTGGACATGGCACCCAAGTACATTCTGGAACAGTTTCTGGAGTCTGAGCTGCTAATCAACATCACTGAACACGAACTGGTGCCGGAGCATGTGGTGATGACGGTGGAGGAGAAACAGGAGCTGCTCAGTCGCTACAAGCTGAAGGAGAACATGTTGATGCGCATTCAGGCCGGCGATCCAGTGGCTCGCTATTTCGGCCTTAAGCGTGGTCAGGTGGTGAAGATCATCCGTTCCTCGGAAACAGCTGGTAGATACATCTCCTACCGCCTCGTCTGCTGAGATATGTCGTCGTCGTGACGCCTATATATGTTTTAATTAAGAttaagaaacaaataaaataaaatccgAGGCGAGGCTAAAGGCGTGTCGCGAATTTGTCTGGGCAAGCCGCGTCCGTCGTTGATTCCGCGATGAGCATTGCATTCATCGTTGGTAGCACGTCCGTTGCTGGCGCTTCAGCCTGAACTCAGAGCTCCATGTCTAACGTCCTGATAGGGTATCTGTGGCTGGCCTTGGCCACTCTGGAGATCAAGACCAAGCTGGACCTTCTCCATTTGATCTTTGATCGGCATTCGATTACAATGAATGAGGTGTGGTGTTCATCGCCTGCCTCATGTATTGAAGCATTTGAGTCCAATGACCAGTGGAACAATGGCAATGCGGATATCGAGAGCGCATGATTCGGACCGACATTCGCAAAATATCCGCCCGAGAGGCGCTGACCCAGAAGAGCGGTAAATGCTCTATCTTTCGTTAGCGAATTGGCCACAACAAAAATGGAAGCAAGCCGGCCATCAGCATTTAATAAAGACAAATTAAGTATAATTAGGGCAGCAGTCGAATGAAGTTGTATTTTATTAATTCATATGGAGATAATATTCATGTCGATTCAATTTCTTTAATGCATGCGTGAATTCATCCAATATTGGTGGATTTTCCGTTCAGCATCAGGAAGAGGAGATGCGCCAATCCAATCCCACAATGCCAGTCTGCCGCCAGCGAGATATATATGACGAGAAGTATATCTTGTCTTCGAACCACTGTAGGACAGatagggtaatcaaacataTCACACCACACAGGCATTCAggtcaacaacaaaaacaaagaagagaattatattatattcttAAAGAGCACACGACAGGGAACGCGGCAGGCATTCTATTGGAGGAAGACGAAACTGGCATGCATGCCTATCTAGTTTATACAATTTCAGATCTTTACGAATCTACACCGAAAAAACCATCGTTAATCGCGTTTGTTATTCGGAATagtgtatttaaaaaaataatacgtCGATAAATTCGATTTATCGCAAAGAAATACCGATACTATTTTGAAAGCTACCCTGTGCATCGATAAGCAGAATTAAAAGTCGTGAATTTATGACCTTAAGACATGAAACAATACAAATTAGTGGCCATTTGCTCAAAAAACAATTCAGAAAAGTTGATGAAAATTATGCCATTGTTGATAAGTTCCGCAATAATTATTTCACcagtaaaaaatatattatcaTCCAAcaatatatatcgatatattgatATGCCAATTTATATCATCCCTATCTTgcatttatttgccttttgctgGTAGTTGAAATTTCAAGAAAACCGAGATTGTTAAATATACCAAATTAGAACGTTTTACAGAGAAAATAACATAGCAGCAATGCTGCAGTTTAATATTAATGTAAGTATTGCATCAGAGTTCTTTTTTCAAGGAAAGCATTCACACACGCACATCTACTCTAATTGTTTTCTGCGTTCTGACTGtggaaatttcatttttttcacGGTA
The sequence above is a segment of the Drosophila pseudoobscura strain MV-25-SWS-2005 chromosome X, UCI_Dpse_MV25, whole genome shotgun sequence genome. Coding sequences within it:
- the LOC4815528 gene encoding uncharacterized protein, translated to MSKLSDGSISICKFLEAYEQQPCLYNPELENYKNRVAREEAYTAMIEELKVPQLSINDIKRKIKSIRTVYSKELGTRRRFKEQGKPYDTKLIWFNLADAFLSNSHGRNRKKTPAVNPASRILFNATSDISMSEDAIEAAVGDETDYTESTKQHFVASSTPNGRSTRQNSMTNGSGRSLTYDLTVDDSILEENTQVQEELTGQSQPNTQQQQQRKPVYTSPGAAQPPVRSLQPESEQQQQQIDPPATAPPPPLVALAAPHPDDDMTHFGQSIGSQLRQITNPYSRSWAKMRIQQILFSAETGSFESSAGNFIDATNFTSPV
- the LOC6902259 gene encoding DNA-directed RNA polymerases I, II, and III subunit RPABC1, with protein sequence MDDEAETYKLWRIRKTIMQLSHDRGYLVTQDELDQTLEQFKDMFGDKPSEKRPARSDLIVLVAHNDDPTDQMFVFFPEEPKIGIKTIKTYCTRMQEENIHRAIVVVQGGMTPSAKQSLVDMAPKYILEQFLESELLINITEHELVPEHVVMTVEEKQELLSRYKLKENMLMRIQAGDPVARYFGLKRGQVVKIIRSSETAGRYISYRLVC